TGTCCTCCCTGGAACAAATCATTTGCGCCGATCGAGAGCAAGATAAAATTGGATTGTTGTAAGACGTAACGTACGCCTTGCTCATCGAGTTTTTCCAATAAAGCATCTGTTCTCAAACCGTTTACACCCAGATTATTAAGAACCTGAACGTCATATCCTTTATCTTTAAGCAGATTCCCTGCACGTCTCACAAAACCGAGTCCTTCATCATCGCCCGTGCCTCTTGCCAGAGAATCACCGATGACGGCCATCCGAATCTTGCCATCTTCCACGACAGCCGGTTCCCCCTCGATATCCTTAGATGGAGCAGTTGCCTCCTGGCCTGTAGTTAATGCGGAATCTCCCTCGGGGAAAATCACGTCTTTTATGGCGTAACCAAATCCAAATAACAACAACAAAGTTGCCAAGATGGATACTGTACTGACAGTTCTCCAGATCCATGGTGCTGAATCCAGGCTTTTTTTCTTTTTCATCATCACATCTCCACTCATGTACACCAGTCCGGGTGCTTTATAATTTATAATGACTTTACATTAAGGCGTGTCTGAAAATCCGCTTACTTCGGAGTTTTCAGACACGCCCTGATGATGCTATTCCTAAATAACATAAATGTTCTGTCGTTAATTTGCAAACTTTGGCGCTGCATTCGCAGAATTCATTTTTTATATGTCATTTTACGGAAAAAAGGTTATGCCATACACAGATATGAACTGTGTACTGGCATAACCTTGTGGAAAAGAAAATCATACTTTCTTCATTATAAATCGATTACTTACCGATAAACTCTTGTGCCCAGTATCCGTTGTAGAAACCTACACCGATATGCGTAAAGTTTTTGCTCAGAATATTGGCACGGTGACCTTCACTATTCATCCAAGCTGTAACCACTTCCTGTGGTGTTTTTTGTCCTTGGGCAATGTTCTCACCTGCATAGCTGTAAGTTACTCCGAATTGTTTCATCATATCAAACGGAGAACCATACGTAGGTGACTGGTGATCAAAATAGTTGTTGTTACTCATATCTTTTACTTTAGCAACAGCTACTTTGTCCAGAAGTGCATCTGAAGTCAGTGCGTTCAGACCTGCTTTAGCACGCTCAGCG
This Paenibacillus xylanexedens DNA region includes the following protein-coding sequences:
- a CDS encoding GDSL-type esterase/lipase family protein yields the protein MMKKKKSLDSAPWIWRTVSTVSILATLLLLFGFGYAIKDVIFPEGDSALTTGQEATAPSKDIEGEPAVVEDGKIRMAVIGDSLARGTGDDEGLGFVRRAGNLLKDKGYDVQVLNNLGVNGLRTDALLEKLDEQGVRYVLQQSNFILLSIGANDLFQGGQVLQGEDPPTAEQLAAALPETSKRLQEILKKVKEINPDAQIAYIGLYNPFGDVKELEKPGNAVVAAWNDAALAILNNEDKMTLVPTFDLFENHLGEYLSSDHFHPNGQGYEQIAVRIAQEFQADTPAEGSGN